The following proteins are co-located in the Bacteroidales bacterium genome:
- a CDS encoding ABC transporter ATP-binding protein — MKNVRLLLKYFTPYKWSAFRSILYNILSAFFALGTYTLVMPFLEILFSRIPPPVDPGAFQFTTDYIGAFSKYYLSTFIQEHGQAGALMLVVIIVIVASLFKNGFIFMANNSMAFIRASTVRDLRRKMYNKVLRLPLSFFTDARKGDVMTRISNDVQEIEVSVMSSLTMLFRDPMYILIFVAFLFISSVELTLFALILLPISGWLIGRTSRTLRSSSLLGQEHLGRLLSVVEETLTGLRIVKGFNAEEKMKRQFAESNERYAKVFKRVTRKAYLASPVSEFLATIVVMILMYVGGNLALSGSGNMNPEKLMTFLIVFSQIIQPAKNITTAWFSIQKGMGSIDRIDQILDAEEKIAEKENAIPVTSFNDSIEFRGCWYAYNSEPVLKDINLKIKKGQTVAIVGKSGAGKSTLADLLPRFIDADKGSILIDGVDVRDLKIKDLRYLMGIVSQQPILFNTSFRENIAFGVDTSEMELVENAARIANAHDFILETETGYENLVGESGNKLSGGQRQRISIARAIMANPPILILDEATSALDTESERLVQDAMLKLMKNRTSIVIAHRLSTIQHADMIVVLDEGRIVETGTHSELMSKRDGFYSKLHSFQAI, encoded by the coding sequence ATGAAAAACGTAAGGTTACTACTCAAATATTTTACTCCCTATAAATGGTCGGCATTCCGCAGCATTCTGTATAATATACTGAGTGCTTTTTTTGCACTCGGCACATATACTCTGGTTATGCCATTCCTCGAGATCCTTTTTAGCAGGATACCTCCTCCTGTCGATCCGGGAGCATTCCAGTTTACAACAGACTATATAGGTGCATTCAGTAAGTATTATCTTTCAACATTCATACAGGAACACGGTCAGGCTGGTGCTCTGATGCTTGTGGTAATTATAGTTATTGTGGCCAGTTTATTCAAAAACGGATTTATTTTCATGGCTAATAACAGTATGGCCTTTATCCGTGCAAGCACTGTGCGCGATCTGAGAAGAAAAATGTATAATAAAGTCCTCAGGCTTCCTCTTTCCTTTTTTACAGATGCCAGAAAAGGTGATGTTATGACCAGGATCTCAAATGATGTGCAGGAGATAGAGGTTTCTGTAATGTCTTCACTCACAATGCTTTTCAGAGACCCAATGTATATTCTGATATTTGTGGCATTCCTTTTTATAAGCAGTGTTGAACTGACTCTGTTTGCTTTAATACTACTTCCAATAAGCGGCTGGCTTATCGGAAGAACAAGTCGTACTCTCAGATCATCTTCACTTCTGGGACAGGAGCATCTGGGACGTCTTCTATCAGTTGTGGAAGAGACACTTACTGGTCTTAGAATCGTAAAGGGATTTAATGCTGAGGAGAAGATGAAGCGGCAGTTTGCAGAGTCGAACGAGAGATATGCAAAGGTATTTAAGAGGGTCACCCGGAAGGCTTACCTGGCTTCGCCGGTGAGTGAGTTCCTTGCCACAATCGTAGTAATGATCCTTATGTATGTCGGAGGAAATCTGGCTCTTAGCGGATCCGGTAATATGAATCCTGAAAAACTGATGACTTTCCTGATTGTATTTTCTCAAATAATCCAGCCGGCAAAGAATATTACTACAGCATGGTTCAGTATTCAGAAAGGGATGGGTTCAATTGACAGAATAGACCAGATACTTGATGCTGAGGAAAAGATAGCGGAAAAGGAGAATGCAATTCCTGTTACTTCATTTAATGATTCAATCGAGTTCAGAGGATGCTGGTATGCATACAACAGCGAGCCTGTTCTTAAAGATATCAATCTTAAAATCAAAAAAGGTCAGACTGTTGCTATTGTTGGTAAGTCAGGGGCAGGCAAATCAACACTTGCCGATCTTCTTCCCAGATTCATAGATGCTGATAAGGGAAGTATTCTGATCGATGGAGTTGATGTGCGCGATCTTAAGATCAAGGATCTGCGTTATCTTATGGGGATAGTAAGTCAGCAGCCAATTTTGTTTAATACCTCTTTCAGAGAGAATATTGCTTTTGGTGTTGATACTTCTGAGATGGAACTTGTTGAGAATGCGGCCCGTATCGCTAATGCACATGATTTCATTCTTGAGACAGAAACCGGATATGAGAACCTTGTGGGTGAATCAGGAAATAAGTTAAGCGGTGGCCAGCGACAAAGGATCAGCATTGCCAGGGCTATTATGGCTAATCCTCCTATTCTCATCCTTGACGAAGCTACTTCTGCACTTGATACTGAATCTGAGCGCCTTGTTCAGGATGCCATGCTTAAACTTATGAAGAACAGAACATCAATAGTAATAGCTCACAGACTTTCAACTATACAGCATGCAGATATGATTGTAGTGCTTGATGAAGGCAGAATTGTGGAAACCGGAACCCACTCTGAACTTATGAGTAAAAGGGATGGATTTTATAGTAAGCTGCATAGCTTTCAGGCAATCTGA
- the purB gene encoding adenylosuccinate lyase, with the protein MELNFLTAISPLDGRYRQKVDELDLYFSEFGLIRYRLMVEVEYFIALCDIPLPQLADFPKENFKLLRSIYDDFDLSDAEKIKEREKITNHDIKAIEYFLKERFFQSGWGKWSEFIHFGLTSQDINNTAIPLSIKDALINVYFPVLYELRETLAAYADEWKEIPMLARTHGQPASPTRLGKEIEVFIARIDGQTKYFGQIPYSAKFGGATGNFNAHKAAYPDVDWISFANNFVNEELGLVRSHPTTQIEHYDNLAALFDNMRRINVIMIDLCRDIWTYISMDYFTQKIKKGEIGSSAMPHKVNPIDFENAEGNFGYANAIFEHLSMKLPISRLQRDLTDSTVSRNIGVPVGHSVLALNSLQKGLNKLIVNKEKIRFDLDNNWAVVAEAIQTILRREGYPKPYEALLELTRTNEKITHASITNFIENLDLSDEIKAELMAITPFNYTGF; encoded by the coding sequence ATGGAATTAAATTTTCTTACTGCCATATCTCCCCTTGATGGAAGATACAGACAAAAAGTTGATGAACTTGATCTGTATTTTTCAGAATTCGGGCTTATCAGGTACCGACTGATGGTAGAAGTTGAATATTTCATAGCTCTCTGCGACATACCTCTTCCACAGCTGGCTGACTTTCCAAAAGAGAATTTTAAATTGCTTCGGTCTATATATGATGACTTTGATCTTAGCGATGCTGAGAAGATAAAAGAAAGGGAGAAGATTACTAATCACGATATAAAAGCGATTGAGTATTTCCTCAAAGAGAGGTTTTTTCAATCGGGTTGGGGAAAATGGAGTGAATTTATACATTTCGGTCTGACATCACAGGATATAAACAATACTGCTATCCCGCTTTCTATCAAAGACGCTCTTATAAATGTTTATTTTCCGGTTTTATATGAATTAAGGGAGACACTTGCCGCTTATGCTGATGAATGGAAAGAGATTCCGATGCTGGCACGTACACACGGACAACCTGCTTCTCCGACAAGACTTGGAAAAGAGATCGAAGTATTCATAGCAAGAATAGACGGTCAGACAAAGTATTTCGGACAGATTCCGTATTCAGCAAAATTCGGGGGTGCAACCGGCAACTTCAATGCTCATAAGGCAGCTTATCCCGATGTAGACTGGATCTCTTTTGCCAACAATTTTGTTAATGAAGAACTGGGATTAGTCCGTTCACATCCTACCACCCAGATCGAGCACTACGATAATCTTGCCGCGCTCTTCGACAATATGAGACGTATTAATGTCATTATGATTGATCTGTGCCGTGATATATGGACTTATATATCAATGGATTACTTTACCCAAAAAATAAAGAAAGGAGAGATCGGTTCATCTGCAATGCCGCATAAGGTTAATCCGATAGATTTTGAAAATGCTGAAGGGAACTTCGGATACGCAAATGCCATTTTTGAACATCTTTCAATGAAATTGCCGATATCTAGGCTACAACGCGATTTAACAGATTCAACTGTTTCCAGAAATATAGGTGTGCCTGTCGGACACTCTGTTCTTGCCTTGAATTCCCTGCAGAAAGGGCTCAATAAGCTTATTGTGAATAAAGAAAAGATAAGGTTTGATCTTGATAATAACTGGGCGGTTGTTGCTGAAGCCATCCAGACAATTCTGCGCCGTGAAGGATATCCGAAACCATATGAGGCTCTTCTGGAACTTACCCGTACAAATGAGAAAATAACACATGCATCAATAACTAACTTTATTGAAAACCTTGATCTGAGTGATGAAATAAAAGCCGAACTGATGGCAATAACCCCCTTTAATTATACCGGCTTTTAA
- a CDS encoding menaquinone biosynthesis protein: MDKIRISAVKYANTYPFIYGLTESGFDKKVTLETDHPAECAAKLISRKVDIGLIPVASLPLLKEYHIISEYCIGANGNVRTVMLLSNCPFNNIDTVFLDYRSRSSVNLTKVLARNFWNSEFRWMNTSKGFDFRNIGRNQAVVLIGDQCFEYEKSFSHRIDLALEWRNFTGLPFVFACWTANKILEKEFIDEFNKALSLGVKNIDAVVQKYGDAGVISGNDLRVYLKENIDYDLNDDKKKALKLFLELMGEL; the protein is encoded by the coding sequence ATGGATAAAATCAGAATATCGGCTGTAAAATATGCAAATACATATCCATTTATATATGGATTAACTGAAAGCGGTTTTGATAAGAAAGTAACGCTCGAAACAGATCATCCTGCTGAATGCGCGGCAAAACTTATTTCCCGAAAGGTCGATATCGGACTTATCCCTGTAGCCTCACTCCCGCTGCTAAAGGAATATCATATTATAAGTGAGTATTGTATTGGGGCAAACGGGAATGTTAGAACAGTAATGCTCCTAAGTAACTGCCCGTTTAATAATATTGATACGGTTTTTCTCGATTACCGGTCAAGGTCATCGGTCAACCTGACGAAAGTCCTTGCCAGAAACTTCTGGAATAGCGAGTTCCGGTGGATGAATACTTCAAAAGGATTCGACTTCAGGAATATTGGCCGGAATCAAGCAGTTGTACTTATCGGCGACCAGTGTTTCGAATATGAGAAAAGCTTCAGTCACAGAATCGATCTGGCTCTCGAGTGGAGGAACTTCACAGGGCTTCCTTTCGTATTTGCCTGCTGGACAGCCAATAAAATACTTGAAAAAGAGTTTATTGATGAATTCAATAAAGCCCTCTCCCTGGGAGTTAAAAACATCGATGCTGTAGTACAAAAATATGGCGATGCAGGAGTTATTTCAGGTAACGACCTGAGGGTGTATCTAAAGGAAAACATTGATTATGACTTAAATGATGATAAAAAGAAGGCGCTCAAATTATTCCTTGAATTAATGGGAGAACTTTAA
- a CDS encoding DNA-binding protein, which translates to MAKTITFNELRKIKDQLPSGSMRNIADKLDLNEETVRNYFGGRNFDKGQSVGIHFEQGPDGGIVTFDDTTILDLAKKMINS; encoded by the coding sequence ATGGCAAAGACAATCACCTTTAATGAACTCCGGAAGATTAAAGACCAGTTACCCTCCGGTAGTATGAGGAACATTGCAGATAAACTGGATCTTAATGAGGAAACAGTTAGAAACTACTTCGGAGGGAGAAATTTTGACAAGGGCCAAAGTGTTGGAATTCATTTTGAGCAGGGACCAGACGGAGGAATCGTCACTTTCGACGACACCACCATACTCGATCTGGCAAAGAAAATGATTAATTCTTAA
- a CDS encoding HD domain-containing protein, with translation MNLTGRIESAELQFKQILEDFFMSVYDDESLPSHGLAHHRRVWNYAKELLASIDQQNSITDTALPENLIIACYLHDIGMSVDPGIKHGHHSKDLCIKFLKSNNLDAGNYPDLLTAIENHDNKDYKTTSGKFDLLTILSVADDLDAFGFVGIYRYTEIYLTRGIGLKEIGSLILKNAEQRFDNFTRTFGIIEPVFLKQSERFKILKEFFEKYNSGVKTYNFEGTDPSGYCGVIEMLSEMIKERKGLDELFLDVEQYSEDKIINWFFTNLKSESKYKEIPR, from the coding sequence ATGAATCTTACCGGTCGCATTGAATCTGCAGAACTTCAGTTTAAACAGATCCTTGAAGATTTTTTTATGTCTGTCTACGATGATGAATCACTCCCTTCACACGGACTGGCTCATCACAGAAGGGTATGGAATTATGCCAAAGAGCTACTAGCCTCTATAGATCAACAGAATAGTATTACAGATACGGCATTACCCGAAAATCTAATAATTGCATGCTACCTGCATGATATAGGAATGTCGGTTGATCCGGGTATAAAGCACGGACACCATAGCAAAGATCTGTGCATAAAATTCCTGAAGAGTAATAATCTTGATGCCGGCAATTATCCTGATCTTCTTACAGCGATTGAAAACCACGACAACAAAGATTATAAAACTACATCCGGCAAATTTGATCTGCTGACAATTCTGTCTGTCGCGGATGATCTGGACGCATTCGGATTCGTTGGAATATACAGGTATACAGAAATATACCTCACCAGAGGAATTGGGCTGAAGGAGATTGGATCACTAATCTTAAAAAATGCAGAACAGCGTTTTGACAATTTCACCAGGACATTCGGAATAATAGAACCGGTTTTTCTTAAACAAAGTGAACGGTTTAAAATTCTCAAAGAGTTTTTTGAAAAGTACAATTCCGGGGTTAAAACATATAATTTTGAGGGCACTGATCCGTCCGGATATTGCGGAGTAATTGAAATGCTGTCAGAAATGATTAAGGAAAGAAAAGGTTTAGATGAGTTATTTCTGGATGTTGAACAATACTCTGAGGATAAGATAATAAATTGGTTCTTTACCAATCTAAAGTCAGAATCAAAATATAAGGAGATCCCTCGCTAG